One part of the Sulfolobus tengchongensis genome encodes these proteins:
- a CDS encoding DNA-directed RNA polymerase subunit B: MLSVDERWRIIEAYFRSKGLVRQHLDSYNDFVRNKLQEIIDEQGEIPTEIPGLKVRLGKIRVGKPRVRESDRGEREIIPMEARLRNLTYAAPLWLTMIPVENNIEAEPEEVYIGDLPIMLKSAIDPISQYTLDKLIEIGEDPKDPGGYFIINGSERVIVTQEDLAPNRVLVDTGKAGSNVTHTAKIISSTAGYRVPVTIERLKDGTFNVSFPAVPGRIPFVIIMRALGILTDRDIVYAVSLDPEIQNELFPSLEQASSISTTEDALDFIGSKIAIGQKRENRIEKAQQILDKYFLPHLGTSPDDRKRKAYYLAYAVSKIIELYLGRREPDDKDHYANKRLRLAGDLFASLFRVAFKAFVKDLTYQLEKSKVRGRKLTLKALVRPDIITERIRHALATGNWVGGRTGVSQLLDRTNWLSMLSHLRRVISSLARGQPNFEARDLHGTQWGRMCPFETPEGPNSGLVKNLALMAQIAVGINEKIVEKTLYDLGVVPVEEVIRRVTEGGEDQNEYLKWSKVILNGRLVGYYPDGNELAIKIREKRRKGEISDEVNVAHIVTEFINEVHINCDSGRVRRPLIIVSNGKPLVTKEDIEKLEVGAISFDDLVRQGKIEYLDAEEEENAYVALEPTDITSEHTHLEIWPPAILGITASIIPYPEHNQSPRNTYQSAMAKQALGLYAANYQLRTDTRAHLLHYPQRPLVQTRALEVIGYTNRPAGNNAILAIMAYTGYNMEDAIIMNRSSVERGMYRSTFFRLYSTEEVKYPGGQEDKIVVPEPGVRGYKGKEYYRLLEDNGIVSPEVEVKGGDVLIGKVSPPRFLQEFKELSPEQAKRDTSIVTRHGEMGIVDLVLVTETAEGNKLVKVRVRDLRIPSIGDKFASRHGQKGVVGMLIPQVDMPYTVKGVVPDIILNPHALPSRMTLGQIMEGIAGKYASLSGNLVDATPFYKIPIEQLQKEILKYGYLPDATEVVYDGRTGQKVKSRIYFGVVYYQKLHHMVADKIHARARGPVQILTRQPTEGRAREGGLRFGEMERDCLIGFGTAMLLKDRLLDNSDRTTIYVCEQCGYIGWYDKNKNKYVCPIHGDKSNLHAVTVSYAFKLLIQELMSMIISPRLILEDKVELSRGRENE, from the coding sequence ATTTTAAGCGTTGATGAGAGATGGAGAATAATAGAAGCTTACTTTAGGTCTAAAGGATTAGTTAGACAGCACTTAGATTCTTATAATGACTTTGTAAGAAATAAGCTTCAAGAAATCATAGATGAACAAGGTGAGATACCAACAGAAATACCTGGTTTAAAAGTAAGGCTAGGTAAGATAAGAGTAGGAAAGCCTAGAGTCAGAGAGTCCGATAGAGGAGAAAGAGAGATCATTCCTATGGAGGCTAGATTAAGGAATTTAACATATGCGGCACCATTGTGGCTTACAATGATTCCGGTTGAAAACAATATTGAAGCTGAGCCAGAAGAAGTTTATATAGGAGACTTACCTATAATGCTAAAATCTGCTATAGATCCGATATCACAATATACTTTAGATAAACTAATTGAAATAGGAGAAGATCCTAAAGATCCTGGAGGATATTTTATAATAAATGGGTCTGAAAGAGTTATAGTAACACAAGAAGACTTAGCTCCAAATAGAGTTCTTGTAGATACTGGAAAAGCAGGATCTAATGTTACACATACTGCGAAAATTATCTCCAGCACAGCTGGTTACAGGGTTCCAGTAACAATAGAAAGACTAAAAGATGGAACTTTTAACGTGTCTTTCCCAGCAGTGCCGGGTAGAATTCCTTTTGTCATAATAATGAGAGCATTAGGAATCTTGACTGATAGGGATATAGTTTACGCTGTATCATTAGACCCTGAGATCCAGAACGAATTATTCCCCTCGTTAGAGCAAGCGAGTTCTATATCTACTACCGAAGATGCGTTGGATTTCATAGGTAGTAAAATTGCGATAGGACAGAAGAGAGAAAATAGAATAGAAAAAGCCCAGCAGATACTAGATAAATACTTCTTACCTCATTTAGGTACTTCACCAGACGATAGAAAAAGGAAGGCCTACTACTTAGCCTATGCAGTATCTAAAATAATTGAACTATACCTTGGTAGAAGAGAGCCAGACGATAAGGATCATTACGCCAATAAACGATTAAGATTAGCTGGAGATCTATTTGCAAGTTTGTTTAGAGTAGCATTTAAAGCCTTTGTAAAAGATTTAACATATCAGTTAGAAAAATCTAAGGTTAGAGGTAGAAAGCTAACTTTAAAGGCATTAGTTAGGCCAGACATTATTACAGAAAGAATAAGGCATGCTCTCGCAACGGGAAATTGGGTTGGCGGGAGAACTGGAGTTAGTCAATTGCTAGATAGGACGAATTGGCTTTCAATGTTAAGCCATTTAAGGAGAGTGATATCATCATTAGCGAGGGGCCAACCAAACTTTGAAGCGAGAGACTTACACGGTACCCAATGGGGTAGGATGTGTCCATTCGAGACGCCAGAAGGTCCAAATAGTGGATTAGTGAAAAATCTAGCATTAATGGCGCAGATTGCAGTAGGGATAAATGAAAAAATTGTGGAGAAAACACTTTATGATCTAGGAGTAGTTCCAGTAGAAGAAGTTATAAGAAGAGTTACTGAAGGTGGAGAAGATCAAAATGAGTATTTAAAATGGTCTAAAGTTATACTTAATGGTAGATTAGTCGGATATTATCCAGATGGTAACGAGTTAGCAATTAAGATTAGAGAAAAAAGGAGAAAAGGCGAAATCAGTGATGAAGTTAATGTAGCGCATATTGTTACCGAATTTATTAATGAGGTTCATATAAATTGTGACTCAGGAAGGGTTAGGAGACCACTAATAATTGTTTCTAATGGCAAACCGTTAGTAACTAAAGAAGATATAGAGAAACTGGAAGTCGGTGCAATTAGTTTTGACGATTTAGTTAGACAAGGAAAAATAGAGTATTTAGATGCGGAAGAGGAGGAAAATGCGTATGTTGCGCTAGAACCTACTGATATAACATCAGAACATACACACCTAGAAATATGGCCTCCAGCAATTCTAGGCATCACTGCATCTATAATACCTTATCCAGAGCATAATCAGTCACCTAGAAACACATATCAATCAGCTATGGCTAAGCAAGCTTTAGGCCTTTATGCAGCAAATTATCAGTTACGTACAGATACTAGGGCACATTTGCTTCATTATCCACAGAGGCCTTTAGTTCAGACCAGAGCATTGGAGGTTATAGGTTATACTAATAGACCAGCTGGTAACAACGCGATTTTGGCTATAATGGCATATACTGGGTACAACATGGAAGATGCAATAATAATGAACAGATCTTCTGTAGAGAGAGGAATGTATAGATCTACCTTCTTTAGATTATACTCTACAGAAGAGGTAAAATATCCTGGAGGGCAAGAAGATAAGATAGTAGTACCAGAACCAGGTGTTAGAGGCTACAAAGGTAAGGAATATTATAGACTTTTAGAAGATAATGGAATAGTTTCTCCAGAGGTAGAGGTAAAAGGAGGAGATGTGTTAATAGGTAAAGTTAGTCCTCCACGATTCTTGCAAGAATTTAAAGAATTATCTCCAGAGCAAGCAAAACGTGATACTTCAATAGTAACTAGACATGGTGAAATGGGCATTGTAGATCTGGTTTTAGTAACTGAGACTGCTGAAGGTAATAAACTAGTTAAGGTGAGAGTTAGAGATCTTAGAATACCATCAATTGGCGATAAGTTTGCTAGCAGACATGGCCAGAAAGGTGTCGTAGGGATGCTTATACCTCAAGTCGATATGCCATATACGGTTAAGGGTGTCGTTCCAGATATAATATTAAATCCTCACGCACTACCATCTAGAATGACGTTAGGGCAAATTATGGAGGGGATAGCAGGTAAATATGCTTCACTGTCTGGGAATCTTGTAGACGCAACGCCGTTCTATAAGATTCCGATAGAGCAATTGCAGAAAGAAATATTGAAATATGGATATCTTCCTGACGCTACAGAAGTTGTTTATGATGGCAGAACAGGACAGAAAGTCAAATCCAGAATATATTTTGGCGTAGTATATTATCAGAAGCTACATCACATGGTTGCGGATAAGATTCATGCTAGAGCAAGAGGGCCAGTTCAAATTTTAACTAGACAGCCAACTGAAGGGAGAGCTAGAGAAGGTGGTCTAAGATTTGGTGAAATGGAGAGAGATTGTCTAATAGGTTTTGGTACTGCGATGCTGTTAAAGGATAGACTATTAGATAACTCAGACAGAACGACGATTTATGTATGCGAACAATGTGGATATATAGGCTGGTATGATAAGAATAAGAATAAATATGTCTGTCCAATACATGGTGATAAGAGTAATTTGCATGCAGTAACAGTGTCTTATGCATTCAAACTTCTAATTCAAGAGTTGATGAGTATGATTATTTCACCTAGGTTAATTCTAGAGGATAAGGTTGAGCTAAGTAGGGGTAGGGAGAATGAGTGA
- the infB gene encoding translation initiation factor IF-2, translating to MKISKTEKRLRQPIVVVLGHVDHGKTTLLDKIRGTTVVKKEPGEMTQEVGASFVPSYVIEKLAEPLKKVIPIKLQIPGLLFIDTPGHEYFSNLRRRGGSVADIAILVVDITEGLQKQSIESIQILRERKVPFLIAANKIDRIPGWKANNDLPFLETIEKQRNDVKVYLDNLIYNLVSQLANLGFNAERYDRIKDFTKTVAIVPVSAKTGEGIADLLALLAGLTQRYLETRLRFAEGPAKGVILEVKEDPGLGHTIDVIIYDGVLKRNDTIILGGINGIIITKVRGIFVPKPLQDMKVSKYDLTPIDEAYAAAGVKVSAPNLEEALAGSPIYVIEDESKIEQYKKQIEEEIKEVRFYNDIDGIVLKADSLGTLEALVNALQREGIPIRLADIGPISKRDVLEASIVAQRSKEYGIIASFRVRILPGTDTNGIKILYSEIIYQLIEDIKKYINEVKEMEKRRTFDSLILPGKIRILPGYVFRRSDPIIVGVEVLGGIIKPKYPLIKDDGRKIGEVLQIQDNKKTVERANKGMEVAISIKSNAMIGRHINEGDVLYTDVPKEDLEILVNKYSSSITEDMKEVIKELIKIKRKEDPLYGLGLQI from the coding sequence GTGAAAATTAGCAAAACTGAAAAAAGACTTAGACAACCAATTGTAGTAGTACTAGGACATGTCGACCATGGCAAAACTACCCTTCTTGATAAAATTAGAGGTACGACAGTGGTTAAGAAGGAACCGGGTGAAATGACGCAAGAAGTAGGTGCTAGTTTCGTTCCAAGCTATGTCATAGAAAAACTAGCTGAACCGCTGAAAAAAGTTATACCAATAAAACTACAGATACCAGGCTTATTATTCATCGATACACCAGGTCATGAGTACTTCTCGAACTTAAGGAGAAGAGGGGGAAGTGTAGCAGATATTGCAATACTCGTAGTTGATATAACAGAAGGTTTACAAAAGCAGTCAATTGAGTCAATTCAGATATTAAGAGAAAGGAAAGTTCCATTCTTAATTGCAGCAAATAAAATAGATAGAATACCTGGTTGGAAAGCAAACAATGATTTACCATTCTTAGAAACAATCGAGAAACAAAGAAATGACGTCAAAGTCTATCTAGATAATCTAATTTATAATCTAGTCTCCCAGCTAGCAAATCTTGGTTTCAATGCTGAAAGATATGATAGAATAAAGGATTTCACTAAAACAGTTGCAATAGTTCCCGTTTCAGCAAAAACTGGTGAAGGTATAGCGGACCTTTTAGCACTACTTGCTGGTTTAACTCAAAGATATTTAGAAACTAGATTAAGATTCGCGGAAGGCCCTGCAAAAGGAGTAATATTAGAGGTAAAGGAGGACCCTGGTTTAGGGCATACAATAGATGTTATAATCTACGACGGTGTACTCAAGAGAAATGATACTATAATACTAGGAGGAATCAATGGTATTATTATTACTAAGGTTAGAGGAATCTTCGTTCCTAAACCACTACAAGATATGAAAGTTAGCAAATATGATCTAACACCAATAGATGAAGCATATGCAGCAGCTGGAGTCAAGGTTTCAGCGCCTAATTTAGAGGAAGCATTAGCAGGGTCGCCAATTTACGTAATTGAAGACGAATCTAAAATAGAACAGTACAAAAAACAGATAGAAGAAGAAATTAAAGAGGTAAGGTTTTACAACGATATTGACGGTATTGTACTTAAAGCTGATAGCTTAGGAACCTTGGAGGCTCTAGTAAACGCACTACAACGTGAAGGAATCCCAATAAGGTTAGCTGATATAGGACCTATCTCTAAGAGAGATGTTTTAGAGGCGAGTATAGTGGCTCAAAGGTCAAAAGAGTATGGAATAATTGCGTCTTTCAGAGTTAGGATATTGCCTGGTACTGATACAAATGGAATAAAGATACTATATAGCGAAATAATATATCAATTAATTGAAGACATTAAGAAATACATTAACGAAGTAAAGGAAATGGAAAAGAGGCGTACATTCGATAGTTTAATCCTACCCGGTAAGATAAGGATACTACCTGGTTACGTTTTTAGGCGCAGCGACCCAATAATAGTTGGCGTTGAAGTATTAGGGGGAATTATAAAACCTAAATACCCGCTAATAAAAGATGATGGAAGAAAAATAGGAGAAGTACTCCAAATCCAAGATAATAAGAAAACAGTTGAGAGAGCAAATAAGGGGATGGAAGTAGCAATATCGATAAAAAGTAATGCAATGATAGGGAGACATATAAATGAGGGAGACGTACTATATACCGACGTACCTAAAGAAGATTTGGAGATATTGGTTAACAAGTATTCAAGTTCCATAACAGAGGATATGAAGGAAGTTATAAAAGAACTGATAAAAATAAAGAGAAAAGAAGACCCACTTTATGGATTAGGTTTACAAATCTAA
- a CDS encoding 50S ribosomal protein L24e: protein MPSVKQCSFCGHEISPGTGLMYVRNDGTILWFCSSKCRKSMLKYHRDPKKYKWTTRYMKVR, encoded by the coding sequence ATGCCTAGTGTCAAGCAATGCAGTTTCTGTGGGCACGAAATATCTCCAGGTACGGGACTGATGTACGTTAGAAATGATGGTACAATTTTGTGGTTCTGTTCAAGTAAATGTAGAAAGTCCATGTTAAAGTATCACAGAGATCCAAAGAAGTACAAATGGACTACAAGATATATGAAGGTAAGATGA
- a CDS encoding DNA-directed RNA polymerase subunit H yields the protein MRGSSNKKIDPRIHYLVPKHEVLSIEEAYKILKELGIKPEQLPWIRASDPVVKIIGAKPGDIIRIVRKSSLYGEVVSYRYVISG from the coding sequence ATGAGAGGATCATCTAATAAGAAGATTGATCCAAGGATTCACTATCTTGTGCCTAAACATGAGGTTCTTAGTATTGAGGAAGCATATAAAATTTTGAAAGAATTAGGTATTAAGCCGGAGCAATTACCTTGGATAAGAGCATCAGATCCGGTAGTTAAGATCATTGGAGCAAAGCCAGGAGATATAATTAGAATCGTAAGGAAAAGTTCGTTATACGGAGAAGTTGTTTCGTATAGGTATGTAATTAGTGGGTGA
- the ndk gene encoding nucleoside-diphosphate kinase, producing the protein MAVQRTFVMIKPDGVKRGLIGEIISRFEKRGLKIIALKMVKMSRETAERLYEEHKGKNFFEDLINYVTSGPVVCMVIEGDEVVQVVRRMIGNTDPKEAPPGTIRGDYALSKSENVIHASDSLEKAQREMSIFFDKLDL; encoded by the coding sequence ATGGCAGTCCAAAGGACGTTTGTAATGATAAAACCAGATGGAGTAAAAAGAGGATTAATAGGAGAAATAATCAGCAGATTTGAAAAGAGAGGATTGAAAATCATAGCATTGAAGATGGTTAAAATGTCTAGAGAAACTGCTGAGAGATTATATGAGGAGCATAAAGGAAAAAACTTCTTTGAAGATCTCATAAATTACGTAACTTCGGGTCCAGTAGTTTGCATGGTAATAGAAGGTGATGAAGTGGTTCAAGTTGTGAGAAGAATGATTGGAAATACAGATCCTAAAGAAGCACCGCCAGGTACTATACGAGGAGATTATGCTCTATCTAAGTCAGAAAATGTAATTCATGCTTCAGATTCTCTGGAGAAGGCACAGCGAGAAATGTCGATATTTTTTGATAAATTAGATTTGTAA